GACCCCATTATACAGATAACAGAGACTACAAGTATTGTTCTCCTGTCATGCTTTCAGATGAGTGTCCAAGAATATGAACTGCTGAAGGAGGAGGATGAGGGATGTCTTAAGCTCTACAGAAAGCAATGCATGCAGGAGATGCACGATAAGCTCAGCTTTGGGCCCAGATTTGAAGGTGTGCATGACCTGGACAGCGGGGAAGCCTTCCTGGAGGTCATCGAGAAGGAGCATCACAGCACTGTGGTTGTTGTCCACATCTACAAACATGGTGTCAAAGGTTGTGAGGAGCTGAACAACTGCCTGAACTGTCTGGCTACTGAGTACCCAACTGTAAAGTTCTGCAGGATCGATGCTGTTGAATCTGGTGCAGCCAAACGCTTCTCAGATGACATTTTGCCCGCGTTGCTGGTATACAAGGCTGGAGAACTGCTTGGGAACTTCCTTGCGTGCAATCAGCACTTAAACGAGGAGTTCTTTGCCACGGATGTGGAGGCTTTTCTCAACAGTTATGGCTTGCTACCTGAGAAAGAGCTGCCAGGCCTGGCTGATGATGAAGAGAACGacattgagtgattttttttttttttttttttcagatttttcagATTCTGTTAAccccagctaaaaaaaaaaaaaaaaaaaaaagccaaatactAATAACTGTAAATAATCCTGATTGTGAACATATTTTATTGCTAATCACTGTTTCATAATTATGATGAAAGCAGATTAGAAATTGAAGCTAAAGCATTCTGGATATGGAAGCATTCATTTTGTTTTGGAAAATACATTTATGAAACTCTGGCGCTGTCACAATATTAGCATTTAATGTATGAGTATCTTTGTATTTATCATGGTGTGTGCAAAGCCCTGTCTTACACCTAATGCAAAACAGCACAAGTGTCATTGCTAGTCTACATCCAACatatttgtcatttttacacCCAGTGCCCATGCATTGGCGTGTTAGTCTTAAACTGAGCTGTGGTGAGGCACAGTGTTGGTGCATCCAAAAATGCACCACAGACCAGAAAAAAACTAGTTAAAAGTTTTCTGCTATTTATACGGTGCAGTAGTGAAATACACCTTATATAGGCAGGCTTGCAATGTGTGTTGACTGTGCTTGTGCACACATCAAACTACAATGAAATTGAgctgaaaataaaaattaaaaccaaAAAGCAATCACTAATGGGGAAATTACAAAACCTCACCATACTGCTTCTCTGCTTCCCCTCAGGGAGCTCTGGTGGCTGTCGTCATAAATGATCTGTTCACCCACTTTAACTTTGCAGATCCATATCCTCCAATAGAGAACCTAGCACTTGCAAATCCCATATAAATAGTAATGTGTCAGGATAATTCTACAGTAGTGgcagcaaaatctggccatatttttagttcaccattaaaaatgtgctctgATTGCAATTCTGTTGTTGTCGAATTACCCTAAAGGTAATGAGAGATGACATTCTgtttggtttatttcatgttatgcctGAAATCACTCCCATGGTTAACTGACTAAATATATCTACTTTGTGCACTGCAGCCTACTTTTCTTTGAGATTACGCACCATCTAAATAGCAAAGTGTGGACTTGGAGATGCCCCACATGTCCACATGCTTTAGATTGTGCTTTGTAGGTTGTCAATATAGGGCCCATGGTGttgaattttctgtgtgtttgttgttatAACAGTTAACAACATTATTATATCATCATTGTTATCATATTTTATCTTCTGAATAACTCACTGATAATAGTAAATTGTGAAAGATGCAAAATAGCTGAATGAATGTACTTTCTGAATATTTAAATAATTAAAGACACATGATGGACACATTTTtgtcttgtgtttttgtttgcacCATTGATTCACATTCTTGTTATTCccgttatgagtttttttttccactctgcactcatttcatttttttttcagagtCAGGCTCAGATCCTGTCATTCACTGACAGTGTAAATCACCACAAGAGATGAGTTGAAGTCTTGTGCTCTACATGTCTACAGGCTGCTGGAGGCCCTTTATCATTCGCTTTTACAGCAGTTTCACAAACCTTTTTCAGGCCAAGGACCACTTACAgaattcaaaaataaataaataaataagcaaaatc
The nucleotide sequence above comes from Thalassophryne amazonica chromosome 10, fThaAma1.1, whole genome shotgun sequence. Encoded proteins:
- the pdcb gene encoding LOW QUALITY PROTEIN: phosducin b (The sequence of the model RefSeq protein was modified relative to this genomic sequence to represent the inferred CDS: inserted 1 base in 1 codon); the protein is MSVLEFEENATHTGPKGVINDWRRFKLESMDRENLPPXKREMLRQMSSPNKLKDDSIANINRKMSVQEYELLKEEDEGCLKLYRKQCMQEMHDKLSFGPRFEGVHDLDSGEAFLEVIEKEHHSTVVVVHIYKHGVKGCEELNNCLNCLATEYPTVKFCRIDAVESGAAKRFSDDILPALLVYKAGELLGNFLACNQHLNEEFFATDVEAFLNSYGLLPEKELPGLADDEENDIE